The DNA region CAGCGCAATTTTGTCGTGTACGTCAGGCGGGAGTTTTTCTCCTCTTTCCTCGCCCCGAAGCCGCCGAGGGCGAGGTTCATCTCTACAGCTTAGCCAACAACACGCCGGCCCCCGCCTACGGCGTAAAAAAGCCGACAATAAGCCGTACGAAGTGGAGGCGCCAATAGGCGAAAGGGGGTTGTGCTGAGGGCGTCTGGGCGTGACGCCGCGGCTGAGGCAACGCTGACGGCCGCGGTGAAACAGCCGCTGGAGCCGGCCTACATGGACGCAGAGCTGTTTAGGGCCGTAAAGAGCTTGCCGGTGGTGGGCAGAGTGGGGATAAGGCTGGGCGGAGAGCCCGTGAAGGCCGCCGGCGCGGTGCACTACAAGGTCTCTTCTGTTGTGATAAGGGCGGTTGGGGAGATTGAGCACGTGGTGTGGTGGCCGTGAGCGGGTACATACGTCTGCGATGAATTTGTAAAAACCGAACTGTCTCTAGAGGACTTAGGGCGCCGGGAGCTGATAATTGAGGCAGTTAAAAACGCCGTTAGGGAGTGCGTGGGCGTGGACGTGGTTGAGGTGAAGCTGGCGTTGTCGGTGATGTCAAAGGACTGGGTCGTGCTTGTGTACGAGGCGAGGACGAAGTTCACGACGCTGAGGCCGCGCATCGTATTTACAGAGGGAGATCCAGCCAAGGCCCTGGAGGAGGTGGAAAAGGTGTTTTGGAGCGGGGGGCCGTGACTAGGGCTTTTGTGGTGGCTTGTGGGTGGGTAGAGGTGGACGCGGAAAGAGTACGGGAGGTAGCAGGGTCAGCGCCTATGCTGACGGCTCATGGCAACAGCTCCCCGAGTTTTTCTACAGGATCTACGAGGGCGGATATTTTAACGTATCTGCCGGCCTGGAGGAGGGTGAGGTCCGGCTCGTGCTCGACGCCTATGCTGGCGGCTACGTCCCTCTTGTTGCCCACCACCCAGACCTCCTTCGCGGCTATGCACCGGCCTCGTACGCACATCTCATCGGCGATGTGGTAAAGTGCTTGAAGGGTGTCGTACCTCGTCAAGTCGTATATGAACAACGCGCGGTCGAAGTACATGTGCGCGATCTTCAGTAGCGACTCCACGACCTCGTCTATGTACTGCCCGGGCGGGTCGAGGACGTAGTACTCGCATGCCTCCGCCCGTATGCGGTATATGCCGGGGCGTTTCGTAGGCGACGGCGCGATGGGGACACCGGCTAGTCTGTAGACCAAGGTAGTCT from Pyrobaculum arsenaticum DSM 13514 includes:
- a CDS encoding Rab family GTPase — protein: MKKYVVLIGVGGVGKTTLVYRLAGVPIAPSPTKRPGIYRIRAEACEYYVLDPPGQYIDEVVESLLKIAHMYFDRALFIYDLTRYDTLQALYHIADEMCVRGRCIAAKEVWVVGNKRDVAASIGVEHEPDLTLLQAGRYVKISALVDPVEKLGELLP